The Mytilus edulis chromosome 4, xbMytEdul2.2, whole genome shotgun sequence nucleotide sequence ggacttcatcttcatcaaaaactaccttgatcataAACTTTAACTTGAAGAGGGACAGACAGTTGCACGGACGAACTGACTCGCAGATCAGAAAGCAAAATGCCTCTCTACTATCATAGGTAGCGCATAAAAATCATCAATTCAATTGGGGGGAAAATACAACATGCTTTACTATAAAATCATTCATGCATTTACTAAAAGGAAGCTTTTAACAATTTCTCAGTGCCATCAAACAttctattatataattattgGCTGTTAAGCCTAGAAAATATGCTCTATCATACATAGCTTTGTAGCATTCTCTGTATAAGATAAACCAGTATGTTTATCATTAAAGAAACATGATAAATTGCTTGTTATTGgccaagaaaaaaataaagagcaTGAAACAAATGTTAAGAATTTTTATAATGTTCCGCATGACTAACAGGTTGAATTCTAACAACTTCAGCTACTTGTTTGTCAAACCATGCTGTTACATGGACAATATCAACAACAAAGTAATATAAACTATCAACACAGTGTTTTCTACGGTAAACTGACCGTGGATCCTGACAAAGTATGTCACTGATAGCTTTACTGACTTCCATTcctgattttaaatatttcagacAAAAGTCAGATGCTGCTGATGATGAAAACAGTTTAAGTTGTTCCTGAGCAAGATTTGTAAATCTAACTGATATCTTATCAATGGGTGGTATTTCTATCCAATCAGCAGTTTTTGTGCTGTCTGTATTAAATGTTTGTGTATCTTTGTCATCCTCTTTGGTACACATATTTATCACACTGTCTACAGGGCCAGACATCTCATTAACCTGAGTATCATCATTGGTCCTTAATTCACTTCTCAGGCCGAAATCTAAAGGAAAATCGGAAGCACTATCATGCAATGTAGACTGTTCACCAACATGTAATTTAGACTGTTCACCAACATGTAATGAAGACTGTTCACCAACATGTAATATAGACTGTTCACCAACATGTAATATAGATTGTTCACCAACATGTAATGAAGACTGCTCACCAACATGTAATATAGATTGTTCACCAACATGTAATGAAGACTGCTCACCAACATGTAATATAGATTGTTCACCAACATGTAATGAAGACTGCTCAAACTCTGAAGCACCAACATTTAATGTAGACTGTTCACACATATCATCTTGGTTGCATACATTATCAGTTACTTTACAATCAACTTGTTTTATACTTTTCTCATGGCACTCATAATTGTCAGAGTTGTTTTGTTCTTGGTTTAAAGGACAATTCTTTAGTCTTAAATCTTCCTTTGATTTATCCCCTGATGCCTGGCCACTTGTTCTCTCTGTATTCAAGCAACTTTCTGGATTATCTTGAACATTTTGTGGGATATCATACGAAGGTATATATGGTTTTATGTCTAGAACTGGAGTACCATCTAATAAATCAATACCACTTAAATGGAGAATGGAGCCTGTAAAGAAAtaacaaattcattttttaatttgttaattcaaataatattacttgatttcaaaatcataaatagataataaaattctttatttattgATCTTCAAAGTAGcttatttaataattaaatatttatctgCCCTGATGCTTTCGAGAAACTATTTCTACAAATAgaataaatacaaacaaataaataaaaaacatagcATAACATAGATAACTACAATGAATGATATTGAGTAATATCTACATTTGTAAGGTGGTAtgtaacactacagggagataactctgtaaaatcagctggacgttttaattacgttgcgttgttgtatattatgttgaatattaagcttttcaatgttcaaaattaatgtttgtcaaagtgctatataaccagtgtaatttttctgatcaaacggttggttcaaattttttgaaatttttatatttttgtcaaagggtcaaagtaaatactttgtcaaaattttatgaaaattaaacgagccaaattaattttagtgaaggtgttgggtccACCTTAAACATGCATttaatgaaagaaaaagaaatatttcattagactgtaaagttaaaaaaaattgaacatttgaTCTTTAAGATAAGTCTGTACACACTATCTAGTTTAGCCAGTGTAAACATTATAGGGATAGATCTGTATAAAATTAGTTTTGTACCAGGTCTTACCTTCTATGCTATCTAGTTTTGCTAGTGTTAGTCCTATAGGATTGGGTCTATATGGAGATCTTGTGGAGAACACACCTACTCTTTTCCCATTTAGTCTTGGGGGTTTTACTTTAGCCTTTGTAAATGTGTTATTATTCTtatggaaaacaaatatgaccCTGAAAAGAAATATAATGTAATGATTGAAAAGATCAGAATATGCTATTCAATGATATTTTTCCACACCAATTTAGTTCTAGCACCCCCCTCAATTTGCAAACATTTAAAAACTACATGTCAAAGGCAACAGTTTTATAAAcatcaaaatgattttaaagatcTTACTTAACTTGATAATTTATAGGAAGCAATTATGCTACTTCCAATACAGATACAGTAAATTCTTAACCTGAAGTTTTTACttgattatatatacatgtataagttaaaAATGTGTGGATTAAAGATTCTGGTTCTACATAGTTAAGTTGAAATAATCTATTTGTTTGTAAATAACAATAATGACTAA carries:
- the LOC139519252 gene encoding tRNA (adenine(37)-N6)-methyltransferase-like, whose translation is MYSMKPIGYVSSVFTYKNGTPRQPALCPYARGTITIDKSIFTNPEHSLEDLEEFSHVWVIFVFHKNNNTFTKAKVKPPRLNGKRVGVFSTRSPYRPNPIGLTLAKLDSIEGSILHLSGIDLLDGTPVLDIKPYIPSYDIPQNVQDNPESCLNTERTSGQASGDKSKEDLRLKNCPLNQEQNNSDNYECHEKSIKQVDCKVTDNVCNQDDMCEQSTLNVGASEFEQSSLHVGEQSILHVGEQSSLHVGEQSILHVGEQSSLHVGEQSILHVGEQSILHVGEQSSLHVGEQSKLHVGEQSTLHDSASDFPLDFGLRSELRTNDDTQVNEMSGPVDSVINMCTKEDDKDTQTFNTDSTKTADWIEIPPIDKISVRFTNLAQEQLKLFSSSAASDFCLKYLKSGMEVSKAISDILCQDPRSVYRRKHCVDSLYYFVVDIVHVTAWFDKQVAEVVRIQPVSHAEHYKNS